Proteins from a single region of Xyrauchen texanus isolate HMW12.3.18 chromosome 7, RBS_HiC_50CHRs, whole genome shotgun sequence:
- the LOC127646133 gene encoding uncharacterized protein LOC127646133 → MGLASERLCESKAYTQPSATPTTQTPKPRPHHRYHPIPGTHHRKPLIHHSLPPKPCQCQPVPLPHHSHSQKSATLQIPPITTPKPQMPPNTMPTPSKTTPPLQIPHNITLTSLKTTLPLQIPTGTMPTPPSASPTSNSQTQAMPRHDLTLHPKNSDSTQNLPKIIPHCRYHAKSNPTPQMPPNTMPPPPKTTLPLQIPTNTKPTPPKIMPTQMSPNTMPTQPNNTPTPKKPPSTLPT, encoded by the exons ATGGGTTTGGCCTCTGAACGTCTCTGTGAG AGCAAAGCCTACACTCAACCCAGTGCCACACCTACAACTCAGACCCCAAAACCACGCCCACACCACAGGTACCACCCAATACCTGGCACACACCACCGGAAACcactcattcaccattcactccCTCCAAAACCATGCCAGTGTCAACCAGTGCCACTCCCACACCACTCTCACAGCCAAAAAAGTGCCACACTGCAGATTCCACCCATTACCACACCCAAACCACAGATGCCACCCAATACCATGCCCACACCAAGCAAAACCACTCCCCCACTACAGATACCACACAATATCACACTTACATCACTCAAAACCACACTCCCACTGCAGATACCAACTGGTACCATGCCCACTCCACCCAGTGCCTCACCTACATCAAATAGCCAGACCCAAGCCATGCCTAGACACGACCTCACACTCCATCCCAAAAACTCAGACTCCACCCAAAACCTG CCAAAAATTATTCCACACTGCAGATACCATGCCAAAAGCAACCCCACACCACAGATGCCACCTAATACCATGCCCCCACCACCCAAAACCACTCTCCCACTGCAGATACCAACCAATACAAAGCCCACACCACCCAAAATCATGCCCACACAGATGTCACCCAATACCATGCCCACACAACCAAATAACACTCCCACACCAAAGAAACCACCCAGTACATTACCCACTTAA